The DNA segment GTTCGAAGACGCCATTCATGTTGATGTTTGCCTTGTGCTCCATTTAACTGCTTTCGTTGTTTGTTGCTGCTTCTTGTTATTTCGTTGCTGCTGTTACgttttgttattgtttcttgttattgtttAGTTTGTTTTAGCAAACATGAGTGATTCCCAAGAAACGCTCTATAAGTGTGAGGAATGCAGTTCAGAGTTTAAAATGCGAAAGAACCTCTACGCCCATATGAGGAAAGTTCATGAACTTGATATCCATGTGTCTAAAAAAGGAAAAGGCAGTGAATTGTGTCCCCAGTGCGGAATTGCATTTATGAGATGCAGTTCATTAAAACGTCATCAAATAACTGTGCATGGCATGAAGTCGGAGGAAAACAGTCGGAAATGCCGCATTATTTGCCCACAGTGCTCTCTCTCGTTTCTCACCTATGACACACTGAGAACACATATTCAAGAGAACCATGACGTTAGTTTTGAGTGCCAGGAGATAGAATTTGGTTGTCTTGcaggtttgttttttatatttattgtgttagtcACGTTTTAGTAAATTTTGTTGATCCCAAGTACATGACTTAAAAATACTGTCTTAACATTTTTTCAGACTTTGAAGAGTGGAAAATTTCTTACGAAAAAGTAAACCATGTTCGTTATGTAATGAATTGTTCGGAGCAGGAGCGACTAGAAAAACGTGTTCGATATTACCACTGCCATCGCTCTTTCAATTTCAATTCTAAAGGAACAGGTGCCAGGTGTGTCAAAAGTATGGGCACGAATAAAATAGGCAGTACTTGCCCATCCAACATGCAAGTGGCAATAACAGAGGACAAATGCtgcttaaaattttttccaaaacataTGGGACACACCCAAGATGTTGGAAGAACATTTCTGCATGGGAACGAGAGGGCAGagttggcaggtaaaatggattatgttacacttatgtacatgaaacatgaaattatcaaatttatttgtgtGAACAGACGTAGGGTCTATCAATGTGcttcatttttatttcctttttttttcttttttcaggatgGCTGTCACAGGGTGTACCTGTTGGACGAGTCTTACAAGATGTCCGAAGTGCACCAATCGCTGCAAGTGTGGAAAGAATCCATCTCCTTGAGAAAAAAGATTTGCATAATATAAAAAGGGATTTTGATATTGGTTATGCAACGAAGAAGCATGAAAATGATGCAGTGAGTGTGAAATTGTGGgttgaagaaatgaagagacaaagtGACAACCCAGTACTGTATTTCAAGCAGCAAAAACAAGTGGATCCTAATTTTCAAGATGAAGACTTCATTCTTATTATAATGACAGACTTTCAGGCTGAACAACTTCTAAAGTATGGAGAAGATAAAATATGTGTGGATGGCACTCATGGCATGACTGCATACGATTTTCAACTTTTTACTATTGTCGTTGTTGATAGATATGGTGCTGGAATGCCAgttgcattttgtttttcaaataggGGAGACATGTGCTTACtgtctttttatttcaaatgtgtgagaGAAAGGGTGGGCACTGTAAAGACCAATGTGTTTATGTCTGACGATGCACCAGCATTTTATAATGCATGGTCAGCAGTAATGGGACCTGTGCCAAACCAGTTGCTGTGTTCTTGGCATATACAACGGAACTGGTCTCAGAATTTAAGGAGAATTTCTGGGGGTAGTGAGAAAAAATCAGCAGTGTTTAGTTCACTAAAGCGACTTCAGACTGAACTGGATATAGATGTTTTTAGTTGTAGTCTGTAGAAAGTGATGGAAGACTTATTGAATGATCCGGATACTGCAGAATTTGGCAGGTACTTTCTTAAGATGTACTGCCAGCGAGTGGAAAAGTGGGCGTATTGTTTTAGGCACCGATTGGGCATTAATACAAACAATTACTTGGAGTCCCTACATAAAGTTATTAAATACAGTTATCTAGAAGGGAAAAAGTGCAGAAGGCTGGATAAGTCATTAAATGCTTTGTTATGTTTAGTgagagacaaagtatatgaggGCTTAGTGAAGCTCTCAAAACGTAAGCAGTGCTCTAGGGCGTCAAGAGTGAAAGCAAGCCACAACGATAGCTCAACTATAACAAATGGGATGATTTTATGCAGGGGTGAAGGGTTGTGGGAAGTGCTTTCTTCCACTGGTTGTGAAGTGTATGTTGTTGTAAAAAATTCAGAACTGATATGCGAAAGAAAATGTTCACTTAAGTGCAATACCTGCAACATATGTGTACATTCGTATAAATGCAGCTgtttagacaacattttaaatttcaacATATGTAAGCATATACATGCATGTGCTAAATCATTGTCTGGTGCTGTCCAGGAGAGTGAACAGTGTTCCTTGCCCTCTAGTGCAGACAATGAATATGTGTCAGCATTGCTTTCTGGCAATTCAGAAAAATCTGCTGACACATTTGCACAGGATGTGATGTCTCACTGTGAAACTATAGTTGCACTCAGCAAAGGAACACAGTGTGGACAGGAGACTAAGGCCAAAGTATTGAAGgatctgaagaagatcattggtaatcttaataaagatttttctttctcAGAAGAAAACAATGTAAATGTGAATGCCAAGATTGAATCTCAGGCTAGATTTTTTTCCACAAAGCAGAGAAGGATTTTGTGAGGGGTGATTAagtgtttaaaaaaaagtaaactccaggttggaatatcaacaatattaggaaaaaaatagtttgccactcactgtaaaggtgacatgttgagttgcagacaggcacaatgtaaagaatgttacacatttagtttttggccaaagccttctccagaaaacaaaacacaaacagattAACACTAGCAAGCACACATGACCAATATCTCCCACTGCAGATAGTGGAGATGTGTGCAGgtagtgtgcttgtgtgtgtaaatctttttgtgttttgttttctgaagaagtctttggccaaaagctaaatgtgtaacagtctttacattgtgcctgtttgcaactcaacatgtcacctttacagcgaatagcaaactatccttttcctaatattgttaatgCACATAAAGGTGGTCTTGTACATtatgtcaatttgtgtgtgtgtgtgtgtgtgtgtgtgtgtgtgtgtgtgtgtgtgtgtgagagagagagagagagagagagagagagagagagagattccatgtagttgaaggtgaataaaaatttaaatttacttctgcattttttgagttttgttaatCATGGTATACTAAAATAATGCTGTCCCACCATCTTGGCTCATTCAAACTGTATTCTATAATTCAGTGATATCTAACTGTGTAAATAAAACTGAAttgcacaatgaaacattataattgGTATGTATCAGTGTTTGGTAAAGGATTTGAGTTAACAAAAGACAACAAAGAAAGTAATGGAATTTGTCATGATTTTACTACTGTGTTTGAGCACAAAAATCAAGGATTTAGTGTCACGCTACAGCAAGTCTTAGTttctatgtaaaagaaaactggctgAAATTCTCAAAAGTGCTTAAATGTCATGTCTGTTATGACAAAATACTTTACCACACACAGAGTTTGCCTGTGTTGCGACATTTTTTGGTCTTCTGTGGATAGCTGTAATCAAATTTGGTTTTGATGGTCTGAAATAACTCTTTAAATGCATTAATTACAGCCATTTCTTGTAATCCCACCTGTGAGTCTACTGCAGTTAGCGCTGTTTGAAAAGAGTTTAATGTTTCCTTGTTAATGATcctttttgtgaatacataattagaaTGCTAGGAAACAGCTGGTTGATTATTAGTTCTCTTTGTATAAAGTCCCATGACTAGTGCTCTGTTGGCAGACGTCATTGGGTCAACTAAAGTCATCTCATAGTCCCATGTATTTAGATTTGGGATAACAGTGTCAAGGCAGGCATCACCTCTGGTTGGTAAATGACATGCTACAAATAGTCCATAAATTGTTAATAGATTCATAAATTTTCCTCCTTAGAACTCTCCTTGCAAAAGTGTACATTGAAATGAACACCCAGTGCAATTTCTGATTTCTCAAGTGCATAAAATAGCACAGCCAAGATTCTATTTAGacgagaaaattttcaaagttgccaTCTGGAGAATGGTATACTAGACAACAATTATTATAATAAGATTTAATAAGTCCGAAGCAGCCAACTCAAAATCTAAGTCCACACAGTAGCTTTTTAAATCAATTTATTTAACACTAGATTTTCTGTTGGTATATTTAGATACATCACCGAAGGAAGCAGGTGTTCTGCACCATGCACTTATTGAATTTAGGCATTCAATTCAGTTATGCTACCCTGCTTCTTGTGCTGATAACCAATGTTTACATACACAGTAAAATTGACTTCACTTCTATAAAAAGTGATAACACATTAAGTTTAGTTCTAAGATACAGGCATTATGGGAGTAACTTTTTGAGCACTATGTGACCCGTTTACActtaattcttctttctgtttgtcacagaaaagattatttCACAGGAGTATTGGCGACACTATGGAATAAAAAAAACgatacatcacaatatttttgggccATGTAGCATTATCCATTACATTATATCTAAGATCAGGGTAAACACTTTCAAGATTTTCACCCCTTTTTTTTTTGCTGGAAGCTAAAGACGTTTTCTAGAGTTGTACAAATTATGACTCTGTTCAGGTCTAGCCATGatcttttttcaccatacagcattCCTTATGCAAGTTTTCAACAGGGCTGGAACTATACTATGGCTACTTAAAAGCCGCTTTTCgtcgtccaaaatattaaaaatacctcATATTCCTCGGTTTGGTCCCCCTacatgtgaatgcgaaataaaccgAGGTAGCAGACTTACGAGCAGTATAGCCTTGTGTTAACCttttaaccacatttattttccatattttacgcacatttcgttataacaactaagatccacagaaagaaagggaaaaaaaaacctgacacaatatttcggcgaatcTGTACGCACATATATCAATTACGTAAATTTCAGTATGGGCCTACTGCGGAAATTTTAcactattctgtttattgaacaTGAAGGACTAAATCGTAAGATGGAAATTACTTCGTGCTTAACTAATTCCTTCAGTATTCATGTGTGCAACTCAGTGATCTCCATACTGATGCAACTGCACCGCATGAAAACCGTCCTCGCAGCAAAGTGTTTACTGAAGGGACAGTCACGTGACTTCCGGCAGccaaacgtcaaaacagccaagtgcgtactgtcgggagacactccccACCTAACAGACCTGTGATTACCATCTGACCAAGTTGAAACTGATAGAAATTTTGCACAGATGTTCCCTATATACTGTACTAAGCTGTGCAAACTTTTATCTCAAGATAGAAAACAAACCAGTTTGACGACACATTCATGGAGGGCTAAAAGTTTTCATCCAAGCTCTACTCTAATTTTGGCAAAGCTTATGACTACTTAAAATTGGAACTAGACACCCCTTTAAAATTTGGCACCGTACTATTCATCATTTCCAGGCATCATTTCAAAATTGGGTAAAAATCGACCGTGACAATTTTTCAACAATTTTGTGCCCGCAGTTATTTTTGGGCGAAGCTTAGTAGACCCACAGCAGTAAACGTCATTTGTTTCTTACACAAAATTTATAAAGAACAGATATGTTTTTAGCAgaaaaagttttgatttttctAGAGACTGAATAATTTTAAAACAATGGGACTGAAAATCCTACTGTTAAACATTCATAAACTGTTGTCATATGTAATTGGGAAATTAACTGTTAATAATTTGTGAGTGAATATTAATACATACTGTAACTAAACTATATCTCAGTATTCAGAAATTTCAAATATACAACTGTACAAATTATCTGTTAGCAATCACAGTCGAAGGGTGATAATTGTGATGTACGGTatgtcaagttttgttgaaatttgtGCCTCAGATTTTATTGCGCTTCTACTGTCACCCTTGGAGACTGTTACCCTCACAGGTGTTTTTTCCCAGATAGTAATTCATGCAGGTACATGtattggttgaaattgctccaaatATTCTAGTGCTTAATTCGATGTGTGATCCGCTCACATCTCCATACACTCCACAATtaaactcttccccccccccccccctctcctttgaATTGTTTCCTAAAACCTTAGGAAACAGAGCACACCGATCGGCATAGCACCCACCAAAACAGTGGTTTCAATACCAATATAAttgaataatattattatttttcttttgtagaCTTATAATTTCCTgctcctccccaccccctcccacccacaACCGTGCTATGTGTGTCGTACCATAACATTATGTATTTCCAGGTAGTAAGTCATATGTGTATTAAACCTCCCTCCCTCTTAATTTCGTTTCTTTATCAGTCATTCTTCTCAAAACTTGTTAAATAATTCTGTTTTGAATTCCCTGTTTCCTTACAAATTCTTTATTCTCTTAACATCCTTGTCTTGCGCCCTTTTTCTCTCTCCAGTAACATAAAAGGAAACAACGTAGTTCTGTTTTagatacatttttatgtttttaaatcttCTGTTTTGCACTTTCTATTTGTTCCTTGTTCCTCCCCTGCATCCATCCATTCTCTTGCTCCTGTGCACACACAGACACGAACTCACTCACTTCCTCACATGCGTGATAGACTATAAATCTCAGAATATAAAGCTTCCTTAATGCAAATTTTAGTTAATAGCACCCAGTTTGTGATACCTGAAATGGAGTATCAGTGATATAGAAAAGAGGAAAGTGACATAATATTTATTGATTTCACCAGACATTTGAGATGGTGGTAATAACATTTGCTTGCATCAAGCTTAAATGCCTTGGTCATTTCATTAATTCTGACTTGGTAAAGAGTGTCAGTAGATATTGATCATCTTTCCAAAAACCAAAAAACCACATAATCTTATGTCGTTTTGTCTTTGTGATGTTCAAATCCATGAAATATTATTTGTGTCATTAAACTTCAAATGGCCaacacccagattagattagattagattaatactagttccatggatcatgaatacgatatttcgtaatgatgtggaactagtcgaattttctaatacatgacataattaggttaatttaacaacatacttaagttaatgtaacaactttatttttttgtttttcttttttcttttcttttcttttttttttattttttaaatttttttttcttaatttatatctaaaaattcctttatggagtagaaggagttgtcattcagaaattcttttaatttcttcttaaatacttgttggttatctgtcagacttttgatactatttggtaagtgcccaaagactttagtggcagtataatacacccctttctgtgccaaagttagatttaatcttgaatagtgaagatcatcctttctcctagtattgtagttatgcacactgctattacttttgaattgggtttggttgttaataacacatttcataagagagtatatatactgagaagctactgtgaatatccctagatccttaaataaatgtctgcaggatgatcttgggtggactccagctattattctgattacacgcttttgtgcaataaatactttattcctcagtgatgaattcccccaaaatatgatgccatatgaaagcaatgagtgaaaataggcgtagtaagctaatttactaagatgtttatcaccaaaatttgcaatgacccttattgcataagtagctgaactcaaacgtttcagcagatcatcaatgtgtttcttccagtttaatctctcatcaatagacacacctaaaaatttggaatattctaccttagctatatgcttctgattaaggtctatatttattaatggcgtcataccattccctgtacggaactgtatgtactgtgtcttatcaaaattcagtgagaatccgtttacaaggaaccacttagtaattttctgaaagacagtattgacaatttcatcagttaattcttgtttgtcaggtgtgattactatacttgtatcatcagcaaagagaactaactttgcctcttcatgaatatagaatggcaagtcattaatgtataataagaacaacaaaggacccaagactgacccttgtggaaccccatgcttgatagttccccagtttgaggaatgtgctgatctttgcatgttacgagaactacttatttcaactttctgcactcttccagttaggtacgaattaaaccatttgtgcactgtcccactcatgccacaatacttgagcttgtctagcagaatttcatgatttacacaatcaaaagcctttgagagatcacaaaaaatcccaatgggtggtgttcggttattcagatcattcaaaatttgactggtgaaagcatatatggcattttctgttgaaaaacctttctggaaaccaaactgacattttgttagtacttcatttttacagatatgtgaagctactcttgaatacattactttctcaaaaattttggataaagctgttagaagggagattggacggtaattgttgacatcagatctatccccctttttatgcaaaggtataacaatagcatatttcagtctatcagggaaaatgctctgttccagagagctattagacaggtggctgagaatctcacttatctgttgagaacaagcttttagtattttgttggaaatgccatcaattccatgtgagtttttgcttttaagcaagtttattattttcctaatttcagagggagaagtgggtgagatttcaattgtatcaaattgcataggtatggcctcttccattaacagcctagcatcttctaatgaacacctggatcctactgtatccacaacatttagaaaatgattattaaaaatattttcaacttctgactttttgttcgtaaagttttcattcaatttgatggtaatactgtcttcctctgctcttggttgacctgtttctcttttaataatattccaaattgttttaattttattatcagagttgctgatttcagatatGATACACATATTCCTGGATTTttcaataacttttcttaatataacacagtagtttttataatttttgatagtttctgggtcactactctttcttgctgtcagatacatttcccttttccggttacaagatatttttatacccttagtaagccatggtttgttacaagttttcttatgagtatatttaactattttcttggggaagcagttttcaaatgcatttacaaaaatgtcatgaaataaattatattttaaattggcatcaggttcacggtacacctcatcccagtctaactgctgtaggctttccctgaaatttgcaattgttaaatcgttgactgaacgtactactttggaggactgtttagtattgctgaatggagctatgtcatatattgtaactagctgtgcaccgtgatcagaaagaccattctcaacaggctgagcatttatctggttaaacttatcttggtctataaagaagttatctatcagtgagctgctatcctttaccacccgagtaggaaaatcaataacgggtgtcaaattgaaagatccaagtaatacttcaaggtcatttttcctattaccctctttcagagaatctacattgaagtccccacaaataataatttgcttccccctgtctgacagatagcacaacaaggagtccaaatttttcagaaatagatgaaaatttcctgatggggacctatatacagttacaattataaatgtgcctttatttaatttaagctcacaggcacatgcttctatatgtttctctacacaaaacttttttgtttctatactttttgcacaatgataacttttgacatatatggcaactcctcctttctccatattttctctcattacatgtgcagagagcttatatccacttacatttaccttatccatatcagtaacaatgtgatgctcagacaggcatagtatatctatttcattctcagcttctaaatcttctaaacaaaccagaagctcatctactttattctttaaactcccaatattttgatgaaatatacttacattatttttaattatacttttatgagaacctttccttattctaacatttgcagtactctcctgtctgagtttctcattgtgcttaggcctagttcatataccagtggtcacatggtgttcagagaggcagattatgtcaactgggttgggtgactataattcatcaatgcaattacctaggactgagatacaacttggtggagataaaatttctggtgattggtgaaaatttataattgatagctgtgattggtgatcaaatgtgatagaattgtgctgtttaatttctttcctaaactgaagatttgtttcaatcctgacctctcgtagaacttgacatctttctgtcttacctatcctaaaaaaggtgctgctccaacacctgtaaccactggtattttaccattcatggcagtgcctcccccccttaaatttcctgctattaccccagccagtttccccttccctttcctgttgagatgtaggccgtgcctggtatagtcccacctactgagataatcaacaggaaccacaccaatatgagcccccgcacccgacccaagcagctgttccaactccaaattaactctcccaacagaagagttcaaatgaggccggtcatggcgtctcaggacagatacaaattcaacattggtgtgtctcgatgctgacgcaatctttaccaggtcacactctatactgtacccaggatctctgtcggtgctgttccctggccctcccacaataaccacggtgtcttccctggtaaatcctttacagagtgaacctaaatcctctgtcacctgatccagactagcacttggtttgaaaaaatttgtgacctggtattctggtcctaattcctcctgcagaagttggcctacacctctggcatgagaactgcctaacaacaaaactttcttccttttcgatgactttcctacattctttttcaatttcctattgaaagtttgttgtgtcctgtctacacctacctctgcttgaggctcatcagtttctaactgaagcaacaggtcaaacttatttttgacattcaccacaagtGGAATCTGTACCCAACCAACAACAACACATGAATTATGCTGTTTCTGGTGATTGATAAATTTTTATCGGTGATTTATGTGCAATTGTGCCTTCTTGGGAGCACATCTCAGTGCATATCTAAAAGGCTGTAGTGTTGCTGAGGCTGCATTATTAGTTCATCCTCCTCCAGACACACCTCTCTCTGTTTTGATAGGCACATCATTGACTGCCAATGGATCTGTATGTGACATGAGTGGCAATCCCTGGCCTTATTCACTAAAACATTGTCACCATTGCAAACAAATTGGTCAGTGTGTCACAGCAAGCTACAAAAGTCCTGTGGCTCACATCAAAAAGTACTGGTACATGCATGAAGGTAGATATTTCATGATTAACACTGACCATAAACCATTCGTATTCACCTTCCATTAGAGGCCAGATGAGACATCACCACAACATTTGCAGGCTCTTCATCAGACAGTTCACTTCAGATGTTCAAAATGATGGTGAACGGAATGGATCAACAAATGATCTGTCTCGTATTAACGCCATTGTGAAGGCACTTGACTTCTTAGCATTTTGATATCACTCAGGAAGGAGACCACTAACCAAAGGTGTTCCTCACAGCATTGTAATGTTTACAGCTGCTACATGTTCAGACACCAGTCTCAAAGGTAGTGTGATACCGCAATGTATCCACATCACAAGCACAATTGTTTGTTACAGCAGATTTCCCCCACCAGGCAATTTCCTTTCAGTATGGCTTCTCTCCAGAATTTAGGGTTAATGTACAACTAATGGAAATGGCAATTATTTGGCCAAATATT comes from the Schistocerca piceifrons isolate TAMUIC-IGC-003096 chromosome 9, iqSchPice1.1, whole genome shotgun sequence genome and includes:
- the LOC124717143 gene encoding uncharacterized protein LOC124717143; protein product: MSDSQETLYKCEECSSEFKMRKNLYAHMRKVHELDIHVSKKGKGSELCPQCGIAFMRCSSLKRHQITVHGMKSEENSRKCRIICPQCSLSFLTYDTLRTHIQENHDVSFECQEIEFGCLADFEEWKISYEKVNHVRYVMNCSEQERLEKRVRYYHCHRSFNFNSKGTGARCVKSMGTNKIGSTCPSNMQVAITEDKCCLKFFPKHMGHTQDVGRTFLHGNERAELAGWLSQGVPVGRVLQDVRSAPIAASVERIHLLEKKDLHNIKRDFDIGYATKKHENDAVSVKLWVEEMKRQSDNPVLYFKQQKQVDPNFQDEDFILIIMTDFQAEQLLKYGEDKICVDGTHGMTAYDFQLFTIVVVDRYGAGMPVAFCFSNRGDMCLLSFYFKCVRERVGTVKTNVFMSDDAPAFYNAWSAVMGPVPNQLLCSWHIQRNWSQNLRRISGGSEKKSAVFSSLKRLQTELDIDVFSCSL